The following are encoded together in the Brassica napus cultivar Da-Ae chromosome A9, Da-Ae, whole genome shotgun sequence genome:
- the LOC106362710 gene encoding ABC transporter G family member 20-like, translating into MSGLLNKLSPAIRANKSDDLPLFYTDQSMGFQRGHRNTPKVSVTLAELLMSMEYDQNGRSQALDIALASNFFSSVSSYPLTSPSPFVLSFKDLTYSVKIKNMFNPLPCCGSSDGDGMEMNTKILLNGISGEAKEGEMMAVLGASGSGKSTLIDALANRIAKESLHGSITLNGEVLESSLHKVISAYVMQDDLLFPMLTVEETLMFSAEFRLPRSLSKKKKQARVQALIDQLGLRNAATTVIGDEGHRGVSGGERRRVSIGIDIIHDPIILFLDEPTSGLDSTSAYMVVKVLQRVAKSGSIVIMSIHQPSYRILGLLDKLLFLSRGNTVYSGSPTNLPRFFSEYVFKVSLVSVK; encoded by the coding sequence ATGTCTGGTTTGCTCAACAAACTATCTCCGGCCATACGGGCCAACAAGAGCGATGACCTTCCTCTGTTTTACACTGACCAGTCCATGGGTTTCCAGAGAGGTCATAGAAACACACCTAAAGTCTCAGTCACACTTGCAGAGCTTCTCATGAGTATGGAATATGATCAGAACGGCCGGAGTCAGGCTTTGGATATCGCACTTGCCTCCAATTTCTTCTCCTCGGTTTCTTCTTATCCCTTGACTTCTCCTTCTCCGTTCGTCCTCTCCTTCAAAGACTTGACTTACAGCGTGAAGATCAAGAATATGTTTAACCCACTTCCCTGTTGCGGGAGCTCCGATGGTGATGGTATGGAGATGAATACCAAGATACTCCTCAATGGTATCTCCGGTGAAGCCAAAGAAGGAGAGATGATGGCCGTTCTTGGAGCAAGCGGGTCAGGGAAGTCAACACTCATCGATGCATTAGCCAACCGTATCGCAAAAGAGAGCCTACACGGTTCCATCACTCTAAACGGTGAAGTTCTTGAATCCAGCCTTCATAAAGTCATATCAGCTTACGTGATGCAAGACGATCTTCTCTTCCCGATGCTCACCGTGGAAGAAACTTTAATGTTCTCCGCGGAGTTCAGGCTCCCAAGATCACtctccaagaagaagaagcaagcaCGTGTCCAAGCTTTGATCGACCAGCTCGGTCTGAGGAACGCAGCCACGACCGTGATTGGTGATGAGGGACATAGAGGTGTGTCGGGAGGAGAAAGAAGACGTGTCTCAATCGGAATCGACATAATACATGACCCGATTATTCTCTTCCTCGATGAGCCAACCTCGGGTTTGGACTCTACAAGTGCTTACATGGTTGTTAAAGTGCTTCAGAGAGTTGCAAAGAGTGGTAGCATAGTTATCATGTCTATACATCAGCCAAGTTACAGAATCTTAGGCTTGCTAGACAAGTTACTCTTCCTGTCAAGAGGGAACACAGTTTACAGTGGCTCACCGACAAATCTCCCTCGGTTCTTCTCAGAGTATGTGTTTAAGGTGAGTTTGGTCTCGGTGAAGTAA